In Ipomoea triloba cultivar NCNSP0323 chromosome 15, ASM357664v1, one genomic interval encodes:
- the LOC116006562 gene encoding kinesin-like protein KIN-14S has product MDDQTIATLCHDFGKVLTVSGENYEPPLIHKAETVEVNTDLGDESIVSIDTSEISYQEQTLPIFQKIEDLSTKVHDLKKEHAALSDEVKGITGDSFPCPEVFCALKDLSVQHELLRRKYDEECALLKKRYLDECSERKRLYNEVIELKGNIRVFCRCRPLNSEEVANGSTSVVDFDMAQENEIQIVSSDSSRKQFRFDHVFKPEDGQEAVFVETMPIVTSVLDGFNVCIFAYGQTGTGKTFTMEGTPENRGVNYRTLEKLFSLSSERSSIMKYELFVSMLEVYNEKIRDLLIDSFSQPAKKLEVKQSAEGTQEVPGLIEARVYGTDEVWELLQSGSRARSVGSTNANELSSRSHCLLRVTVVGENLINGQRTRSHLWLVDLAGSERVGRIEVEGERLKESQFINKSLSALGDVISSLASKTAHVPYRNSKLTHILQSSLGGDCKTLMFVQVSPNAADLGETLCSLNFASRVRGVEHGPARKQADLTELHKYKQMVEKTKNDEKETKKLQDSVQSLQLRLAAREHICRNLQEKVRDLENQLAEERKMRLKQENRALAAVSSQSSALPPVNNSRKMTTEKPPLVPMKLRVPLRKITNLVPPASSIHPPKARSSFLPTVHEDKENVTRMAGGKSKAILKARRGSLIVRPLPQAATNQHQVQQPKRRASIATLPHEMITPVKSSIARPRNDRVMGRQSFVWDPQRLWRTSRVLSPQQKEKLVEATPVASVPRRGSTFMGTPRSSSSSKFMGSPPSQQVGSWRPKHPTVIALQKKQLVWSPLKMKAMRNSSHRKSFLAPSLQM; this is encoded by the exons ATGGACG ATCAAACTATTGCGACTCTCTGCCACGATTTTGGTAAAGTTTTGACCGTCTCCGGTGAGAATTACGAGCCGCCGTTGATTCACAAAGCCG AAACAGTAGAAGTGAACACTGATTTGGGGGATGAGAGTATTGTTTCAATTGACACCTCAGAAATTTCATATCAAGAACAAACACTTcctatttttcagaaaattgaaGACCTGTCCACTAAAGTGCAT GATTTGAAAAAAGAACATGCAGCTTTAAGTGATGAAGTGAAGGGTATCACTGGAGATTCTTTTCCTTGTCCTGAAGTTTTCTGTGCTCTTAAGGATCTTA GTGTGCAACATGAACTTCTTAGGAGGAAATATGACGAAGAGTGTGCCCTTTTGAAGAAAAGATATCTTGATGAGTGCTCAGAGAGGAAGCGGCTCTACAATGAAGTGATTGAGTTGAAAGGCAACATTCGGGTTTTCTGTAGATGTAGACCATTAAATTCTGAGGAAGTTGCGAATGGTTCAACATCTGTGGTTGACTTTGATATGGCTCAAGAAAACGAGATACAAATTGTTTCCTCTGATTCTTCGAGAAAGCAATTTAGGTTTGATCATGTTTTTAAACCAGAGGATGGTCAAG AGGCTGTTTTTGTTGAAACCATGCCTATTGTAACATCTGTTTTGGATGGCTTTAATGTCTGCATTTTTGCCTATGGGCAAACTGGAACTGGCAAGACATTCACAATGGAAGGAACACCTGAAAATAGGGGAGTCAACTATCGAACTTTGGAGAAATTGTTCAGCTTATCTAGTGAGAGGAGCAGCATTATGAAGTATGAGTTGTTTGTCAGCATGTTAGAAGTTTACAATGAAAAGATAAGGGACCTTCTTATTGACAGCTTCAGCCAACCAGCTAAGAA GTTGGAGGTAAAGCAATCTGCAGAAGGGACCCAAGAAGTTCCAGGACTCATTGAAGCTCGTGTCTATGGTACTGATGAGGTGTGGGAACTCCTCCAGTCTGGAAGTCGAGCTAGATCTGTTGGATCAACTAATGCTAATGAACTCAGTAGTCGCTCACACTG CTTGTTGCGGGTGACTGTAGTGGgagaaaatttaataaatggaCAGAGGACAAGGAGCCACCTCTGGTTGGTAGACTTGGCAGGAAGTGAGAGGGTGGGGAGAATTGAAGTTGAAGGTGAAAGGTTGAAGGAATCTCAATTCATAAACAAGTCCTTATCAGCACTTGGAGATGTGATCTCTTCTCTTGCATCAAAGACTGCTCATGTTCCATACAG GAACTCAAAGCTCACCCATATACTGCAGAGCTCTCTAG GAGGAGATTGCAAGACCCTCATGTTTGTCCAAGTCAGTCCTAATGCAGCTGACTTGGGTGAAACCCTTTGCTCACTGAACTTTGCCAGCCGTGTCCGTGGAGTTGAGCATGGTCCTGCTCGGAAACAAGCTGATCTTACCGAACTTCATAAGTACAAACAAATG GTGGAGAAGACGAAGAATGATGAGAAGGAAACAAAGAAATTGCAAGACAGCGTGCAGTCTCTGCAATTGCGACTTGCTGCTAGAGAACATATATGCAGGAATCTTCAAGAGAAG GTTCGCGATCTTGAGAACCAACTAGCAGAGGAGAGGAAGATGCGTCTAAAGCAGGAAAACAGGGCTTTGGCAGCTGTTTCTAGTCAGTCCTCAGCCTTACCTCCTGTCAACAATAGCAGAAAGATGACAACAGAGAAACCACCACTGGTTCCAATGAAACTGAGAGTACCACTTCGAAAAATCACCAACTTAGTGCCTCCAGCTTCCTCTATCCATCCACCAAAAGCTAGGAGCTCGTTCCTACCAACTGTTCACGAGGACAAAGAAAATGTTACTAGAATGGCAGGCGGCAAATCAAAGGCCATACTGAAAGCAAGGCGAGGTTCCCTTATCGTTAGACCCCTCCCTCAGGCAGCTACAAATCAGCACCAGGTTCAACAACCAAAACGAAGAGCTTCTATTGCAACCCTGCCCCATGAGATGATAACTCCAGTTAAGAGCTCCATTGCTCGCCCAAGGAACGATCGTGTCATGGGCAGGCAATCTTTTGTCTGGGACCCGCAAAGACTGTGGCGGACATCAAGGGTGCTCTCACCACAACAGAAAGAGAAGTTGGTGGAAGCCACACCAGTTGCTTCTGTTCCAAGAAGGGGCAGCACATTCATGGGAACTCCAcgaagcagcagcagcagcaaatTCATGGGAAGTCCTCCTTCTCAACAAGTAGGTTCATGGAGGCCTAAGCATCCAACAGTCATTGCGTTGCAGAAGAAGCAATTGGTGTGGAGTCCTCTGAAGATGAAAGCCATGAGAAATAGTAGTCACAGGAAATCATTTCTGGCCCCATCTTTACAAATGTAG
- the LOC116006563 gene encoding uncharacterized protein LOC116006563 yields MAACSYSTLSWCTVSIPKSSSTSPPSLSLYPVNARGLTGISLSSSTRLQAKFEKFQGQENLEQDFTDPSSLDSQSQPSPEEEEAEEEDDSCLPNDLEGAVQQSGQAGATFVSSGGMRAIVELLIPQLQFLDDEGAQAELWELSRIFLNTLIEETGCQRVKAIFPDAGAAALLKYQWKDAAFGFSSLGDRKPVENEDEIIVMVVPDYQMLEYVERIASNLSDDPPRPLIMWNPRLVSEDVGVGINVRRLRRNFLSTFSVVYSMRPFPSGAVFRCYPGLWKVFYDDKDRLGRYLLAKEQISRPTTEELEIIFGEVDEKQEKGISLFDQAAGIFSSINRFMKVISR; encoded by the exons ATGGCCGCTTGTTCATATTCAACCCTCTCATGGTGCACCGTATCTATTCCCAAATCATCCTCCACCTCCCCACCATCTTTGTCTCTATATCCCGTGAACGCTCGCGGGCTTACTGGAATTTCACTGTCCAGTAGTACAAGGCTCCAGGCCAAGTTTGAGAAGTTCCAAGGCCAAGAAAATCTTGAGCAGGACTTCACAGACCCATCTTCTTTAGACTCACAATCACAGCCTAgcccagaagaagaagaagcagaagaagaagatgacag TTGCTTACCTAATGATTTGGAGGGTGCAGTTCAGCAGTCAGGCCAAGCTGGTGCGACTTTTGTGTCTTCTGGCGGAATGAGAGCCATA GTTGAGCTTCTAATACCTCAGTTACAATTTCTTGATGACGAGGGTGCACAAGCTGAGCTCTGGGAACTATCAAGGATATTTTTGAATACGCTAATTGAAGAAACAGGATGCCAG AGAGTTAAAGCTATATTTCCGGATGCGGGTGCGGCTGCACTTTTGAAATATCAATGGAAAGATGCTGCTTTTGGTTTCTCGAG TCTTGGTGACCGGAAGCCAGtggagaatgaagatgaaattaTCGTCATGGTCGTTCCTGATTATCAGATGCTGGAATACGTAGAAAGAATTGCCTCTAATCTCTCTGATGATCCG CCTAGGCCTCTAATCATGTGGAACCCACGCCTTGTTAGTGAAGATGTCGGTGTTGGGATCAATGTGCGCAGATTAAGGCGCAACTTCTTAAG CACTTTCTCAGTGGTTTACTCAATGAGGCCTTTTCCATCAGGTGCTGTTTTTAGATGTTATCCCGG ATTGTGGAAGGTGTTCTATGATGATAAGGATCGGCTTGGCCGTTATCTCCTAGCCAAGGAGCAGATTAGCCGCCCCACTACAGAAGAACTGGAG ATAATATTTGGAGAAGTAGATGAGAAGCAAGAGAAGGGAATATCTCTGTTTGACCAAGCAGCTGGAATCTTCTCTTCCATCAATCGTTTCATGAAAGTAATTTCAAGATAA